A window of Puniceicoccus vermicola contains these coding sequences:
- the ctaD gene encoding cytochrome c oxidase subunit I, producing MALSTTTTHTPPDKADPHSSDSDAPARSHLGLVRPDHSTGLKDWLTTVDHKKIGAMYAIFALAFLVFGGIEALFIRAQLAVSENNLVSAETYNQLFTMHGTTMVFLAVMPLSSAFFNFLVPLQIGARDVAFPRLNAFSLWTFVAGALVVNLSWLFQAAHAFGWFTPANGMSDIVPSAGWFGYAPLTGDQYTGIGTDFWIFGLQVLGIASIAAALNFIVTIINFRAPGMKMMRLPVFIWMTLITSILIIFAFPPITVALGELMFDRTFGANFFRVEEGGQPILWQHLFWVFGHPEVYILILPAMGIISEILPVFSRKPLFGYSLIVFSGAVIGFLGFAVWSHHMFTTGLGKVATAAFSLLTMAIAVPTGVKIFNWIGTLWGGRIKFSVPMILSLGFIWMFMMGGFSGIMHSSAPSDAQQQDSYFVVAHFHYVLIGGSILSLLAGIYFWLPKMSGKMWYGKLGYWVSGIVIVGLNVTFFPMHFLGMIGMPRRTHTYLEGTGWQPMNLVCTIGAFTLAIGIFLFLWDVIRTLRNGKPAGDDPWDGRTLEWTISSPPPSYNFARTPIVHSRDALWAHKHGRANLRIGSVEADPHGIHMPSQSWFPLLASSGFLILGLSMALRQAGVPFCGYIAIGGLGITILGIYLWALEGPGGYHVKPEAAK from the coding sequence ATGGCTCTCTCCACTACCACTACTCACACACCTCCCGACAAAGCCGATCCCCACTCGTCCGATTCGGATGCACCCGCGCGCAGCCACCTCGGCCTCGTGCGGCCCGACCATTCGACCGGGTTGAAAGACTGGTTGACCACCGTCGATCACAAAAAGATTGGGGCCATGTATGCCATCTTCGCACTGGCCTTCCTGGTCTTCGGAGGAATCGAGGCCCTCTTCATTCGCGCCCAACTGGCTGTCTCGGAGAACAACCTCGTCTCCGCCGAAACCTATAATCAACTCTTCACCATGCACGGCACGACGATGGTCTTCCTCGCCGTCATGCCCCTGAGTTCCGCATTCTTTAATTTCCTGGTTCCTCTGCAAATTGGTGCCCGCGATGTCGCCTTTCCCCGATTGAATGCGTTCAGTCTCTGGACCTTCGTCGCCGGGGCCCTCGTGGTCAATCTGAGCTGGCTCTTCCAGGCGGCCCATGCCTTTGGATGGTTCACCCCCGCCAACGGGATGAGCGATATCGTCCCTTCCGCAGGGTGGTTCGGATACGCCCCGCTCACAGGCGACCAATACACCGGGATCGGAACCGACTTCTGGATCTTCGGACTCCAGGTTCTCGGGATCGCTTCCATCGCCGCCGCCCTGAACTTCATCGTCACCATCATCAACTTCCGAGCCCCCGGAATGAAAATGATGCGCCTCCCGGTCTTCATTTGGATGACCCTGATCACCTCGATCCTCATCATCTTCGCGTTCCCTCCGATCACCGTCGCTCTGGGAGAGCTGATGTTTGACCGAACCTTCGGTGCCAACTTTTTCCGGGTCGAAGAAGGCGGTCAGCCGATTCTCTGGCAGCACCTCTTCTGGGTTTTCGGTCATCCGGAGGTCTACATTTTGATCCTACCGGCGATGGGTATCATCTCGGAAATTCTTCCCGTTTTCTCCCGAAAACCCCTCTTCGGTTACTCGCTGATCGTTTTCTCCGGTGCCGTCATCGGCTTCCTCGGCTTTGCGGTCTGGAGCCACCACATGTTTACCACTGGGCTGGGTAAGGTCGCCACCGCCGCCTTCTCCCTCCTAACCATGGCCATTGCCGTCCCTACCGGGGTCAAGATTTTCAACTGGATCGGCACTCTCTGGGGAGGACGCATCAAATTCTCCGTTCCCATGATCCTGTCACTCGGGTTCATCTGGATGTTTATGATGGGTGGATTCTCCGGGATCATGCACTCCTCGGCGCCCTCGGACGCCCAACAGCAGGATTCCTACTTCGTCGTCGCCCACTTCCACTACGTTCTCATTGGTGGGAGCATCCTCTCCCTTCTCGCCGGGATCTACTTCTGGCTGCCTAAGATGAGCGGCAAGATGTGGTATGGCAAATTGGGCTACTGGGTCTCGGGGATCGTCATCGTCGGGCTCAACGTAACCTTCTTCCCCATGCACTTCCTCGGGATGATCGGAATGCCTCGCCGCACCCATACCTACCTGGAGGGGACTGGCTGGCAGCCCATGAATCTGGTCTGCACAATCGGCGCCTTCACTCTGGCTATCGGAATTTTTCTCTTCCTCTGGGATGTTATTCGCACCCTCCGCAACGGAAAACCCGCAGGCGACGATCCGTGGGATGGGCGCACCTTGGAATGGACGATTTCTTCTCCTCCACCTTCTTACAATTTTGCCCGCACGCCTATCGTTCACTCACGGGATGCGCTCTGGGCCCACAAGCACGGGCGGGCCAATCTCCGGATTGGATCGGTCGAAGCGGATCCTCACGGGATTCACATGCCCAGCCAATCGTGGTTCCCCCTCTTAGCCTCGTCGGGCTTCCTCATTCTCGGTCTGAGCATGGCCCTTAGACAGGCGGGCGTTCCGTTCTGTGGCTATATCGCAATTGGAGGGCTAGGCATCACCATCCTGGGAATCTATCTCTGGGCCCTTGAAGGTCCAGGCGGCTATCACGTCAAACCGGAGGCAGCCAAATGA
- a CDS encoding cytochrome c oxidase subunit 3 encodes MSHASDTTLPVEHIPTGLNSKKLIMWLFLASDCMFFGTLITTHLVYRKIYENIGVDPIKIFDIELTTASSFILLMSSLFMALAVSAIHKGEIKSFRWNLIGVIIFGSLFLCGQVYEFNHFVHHSGLTLSSGTFGSTFYLMTGTHGVHVAMGVLWLISWFFYSFSPRFNAHENAIDVETAGLYWHFVDIIWIVIFTAVYLIEYV; translated from the coding sequence ATGAGTCACGCTTCAGACACAACCCTCCCGGTGGAACACATTCCGACCGGCCTCAACAGCAAAAAGCTCATCATGTGGCTTTTTCTGGCCTCGGACTGCATGTTCTTTGGCACCCTGATCACCACTCACCTCGTCTATCGCAAAATCTACGAGAACATCGGGGTCGATCCGATTAAGATCTTCGACATTGAGCTCACCACTGCCAGCAGCTTCATCCTCCTGATGAGCTCCCTCTTTATGGCCCTCGCCGTCTCGGCGATTCACAAAGGAGAGATCAAATCCTTCCGCTGGAACCTCATCGGTGTGATCATCTTTGGATCTCTCTTCCTCTGCGGACAAGTCTACGAATTTAACCACTTCGTCCACCATTCGGGACTCACCCTCTCCTCGGGCACCTTCGGCTCGACCTTCTACCTGATGACCGGGACCCACGGGGTTCACGTCGCCATGGGGGTTCTCTGGTTGATTTCCTGGTTCTTTTATTCGTTCTCGCCACGATTCAACGCCCACGAGAATGCCATCGACGTCGAAACAGCCGGACTCTACTGGCACTTCGTCGACATCATCTGGATCGTGATCTTCACCGCGGTCTACCTCATCGAATACGTCTGA
- a CDS encoding cytochrome C oxidase subunit IV family protein gives MSHPADPSIDQEFLLSEQKKYFTFMNLAFLMTALTGIELVIIFLPFPGSVLIFGSLVFLSLIKFVGVIFWFMHLIYDGKLLTVIFLFGMALAAGTSAALLLIFSEDRIDKSLPFYEDGKIAHEEGASGH, from the coding sequence ATGTCTCATCCCGCAGATCCCAGTATTGACCAAGAGTTCCTCCTCTCGGAACAGAAGAAGTACTTCACCTTCATGAACCTCGCGTTCTTGATGACCGCCCTGACGGGAATCGAGCTCGTGATCATCTTCCTGCCCTTTCCGGGCTCCGTCCTCATCTTCGGATCACTTGTTTTCCTCTCCCTGATCAAATTTGTCGGCGTCATTTTCTGGTTCATGCACCTGATCTATGACGGCAAACTGCTGACCGTCATCTTCCTCTTTGGCATGGCCTTGGCCGCCGGCACCTCCGCCGCCCTTCTCCTTATATTCAGCGAAGACCGCATCGACAAATCCCTCCCTTTCTATGAGGACGGGAAAATTGCCCATGAGGAAGGCGCGTCCGGGCACTGA
- a CDS encoding ABC transporter ATP-binding protein, which produces MNIIFRVSNYLFRYPWLFAATLGLAIGTAVLAISVPKIIQYIVDNYIAAKESNMLLLGVGVIMVVYIFRELLNCFRIRLNNILEQKVLLDLRQDLHNKLLALPISFFDQRKSGDVASRVIDDVTEVERALLDGTEQGSVAVLTIFGITIFLFTMQPLLAALVLVPIPILFILAYRHAKYTRKNWRQVRDSSGLLNSLLVEDIQGNRLIQSFNLTQRETERFRDQSLDLRKKTLKAMFRYSRYISSVQFISSLGVIAVVGIGGWMVIQEKLTMGQFIAFNVYCTMLYQPIFQLNSLNHMISAGKAAGERVFEVLDHPVDIENSPNPVSFPSPPVSVTFDHVEFSYADRSPVLHDFELTLPSGKVTAIVGHTGAGKSTIANLILRYYDVSAGSVRLNDTDVRNIELGSLRSQIGVVAQDPFLFDATVRDNLLLARIEATETEIWEALEGASAADFVRRLPDGLETLIGERGIRLSMGEKQRLTIARVLLRNPPLVILDEATSSVDTITEKQIQEALDHLVQHRTVLVIAHRLSTVRRADQIVVVEHGRILEKGTHDDLIQNDGHYSNLWRHQTELIPS; this is translated from the coding sequence ATGAATATCATCTTTCGAGTCTCAAACTATCTCTTTCGTTACCCGTGGCTATTTGCGGCCACCCTCGGCCTCGCTATCGGAACCGCCGTTTTGGCGATCTCGGTTCCGAAGATCATCCAATACATTGTCGATAACTACATCGCCGCCAAGGAGTCCAACATGCTCCTTCTCGGGGTCGGCGTCATCATGGTGGTCTATATATTTCGGGAACTCCTCAACTGTTTCCGCATCCGGCTCAACAACATCCTCGAGCAAAAAGTCCTCCTCGACCTCCGCCAGGACCTCCACAACAAACTGCTCGCCCTCCCCATCAGCTTCTTCGACCAGCGGAAGAGCGGCGACGTCGCTTCAAGAGTCATCGACGACGTCACCGAAGTCGAACGCGCCCTGCTCGATGGCACGGAACAGGGATCCGTCGCCGTGCTGACCATCTTCGGAATCACCATTTTCCTCTTCACCATGCAACCCCTGCTTGCAGCGCTGGTGTTGGTTCCCATCCCTATTCTCTTCATCCTCGCCTACCGCCACGCCAAATACACCCGGAAAAACTGGCGCCAAGTGCGAGACAGCTCCGGCCTCCTCAACAGCCTCCTCGTCGAAGACATCCAAGGAAACCGCCTCATCCAGAGTTTCAATCTCACCCAGCGCGAAACCGAACGCTTTCGGGATCAATCCCTCGACCTCCGAAAAAAGACCCTGAAGGCCATGTTTCGCTATTCGCGCTACATTTCCTCCGTCCAATTCATCTCCAGCTTGGGCGTCATTGCCGTCGTCGGAATCGGCGGCTGGATGGTGATTCAGGAAAAACTCACCATGGGGCAGTTCATCGCCTTCAACGTCTACTGCACCATGCTCTACCAGCCGATTTTCCAGCTCAATTCGCTGAATCACATGATCTCGGCCGGAAAAGCAGCGGGTGAACGCGTCTTCGAAGTCCTCGACCACCCCGTCGACATTGAGAACTCCCCCAACCCAGTCTCCTTCCCGAGCCCTCCAGTTTCGGTGACCTTCGATCACGTCGAGTTTTCCTACGCCGACCGCAGCCCGGTTCTCCACGATTTCGAACTCACCCTCCCCTCCGGCAAAGTGACCGCCATTGTCGGCCACACCGGAGCCGGGAAGAGCACCATCGCCAACCTCATTCTCCGCTACTACGACGTTTCCGCCGGAAGCGTCCGCCTGAATGATACCGATGTCCGCAACATCGAACTGGGATCCCTTCGCAGCCAAATCGGAGTAGTCGCTCAAGACCCCTTCCTCTTCGATGCCACCGTCCGCGACAATCTCCTCCTAGCCCGAATCGAAGCCACCGAAACCGAAATCTGGGAAGCCCTCGAAGGCGCCTCAGCCGCCGATTTCGTCCGCCGCCTCCCCGACGGTCTGGAAACCCTCATCGGCGAAAGAGGAATCCGCCTCAGCATGGGAGAAAAGCAACGCCTCACCATCGCCCGCGTCCTCCTCCGCAACCCTCCTCTAGTCATCCTCGACGAAGCCACCTCCAGCGTCGATACCATCACCGAAAAGCAAATTCAGGAAGCCCTCGACCACCTGGTCCAGCACCGAACGGTCCTCGTCATCGCCCACCGCCTCTCCACAGTCCGCCGCGCCGACCAAATCGTCGTAGTCGAACACGGGAGAATCCTCGAAAAAGGCACCCACGACGACCTCATCCAAAACGACGGTCACTACTCCAACCTCTGGCGTCACCAAACCGAACTCATCCCCTCCTAA
- a CDS encoding transposase: MRRKRLVFKDRTTYHHLMSRTVNGEAWFGDREKEQLRKMIHQVAEFSGIRVITYAVMKNHFHLMVEVPGEAEVTDAEIVRRYRALYPKPTPWQPMRAEVLEKILREDPVEAEPLRRSLTRRMHDVSWLMKTLKQRFSLWFNRSRERFGPVWAERYKSVLIEGDLKALRTVAAYIDLNPVRSGIVEDPKDYRFSGYGEALGGSRVAREGLAILDRDLAGYRQTLYGSGAAAKEGKRSFDRKTALRILEKEKGSLPLPDLLRCRVRYFTDGLALGSPEFLEEAASSLNRNRKRKARPHSIHGADFGNLSVLAGLKKNLFQ, translated from the coding sequence ATGAGACGTAAACGCCTAGTCTTCAAAGATCGCACGACTTACCACCACTTGATGAGCCGAACGGTGAATGGGGAGGCTTGGTTTGGGGATCGAGAGAAAGAGCAGCTGCGGAAAATGATTCATCAGGTTGCTGAATTTTCGGGAATTCGGGTGATTACTTATGCGGTGATGAAAAATCACTTTCATCTGATGGTGGAAGTTCCTGGAGAAGCTGAGGTTACGGATGCTGAAATCGTTCGTCGATATCGCGCTCTATACCCGAAACCCACCCCTTGGCAGCCGATGCGGGCTGAGGTTCTTGAGAAAATTTTGCGGGAAGATCCTGTTGAGGCGGAGCCTCTTCGGAGAAGTCTTACCCGGCGGATGCACGATGTATCTTGGCTGATGAAAACCCTGAAACAGCGGTTTTCGCTTTGGTTCAACCGCAGCCGGGAAAGGTTTGGGCCGGTTTGGGCGGAGCGATATAAGAGCGTGCTGATTGAAGGAGATTTGAAGGCTCTGCGCACTGTCGCGGCTTACATCGACCTCAATCCAGTTCGGTCAGGGATTGTTGAAGATCCTAAAGATTATCGATTTAGCGGATATGGGGAAGCCCTCGGAGGGAGCCGTGTGGCTCGGGAGGGACTCGCGATTCTGGATCGGGATTTGGCTGGATATCGACAGACCTTGTATGGATCCGGGGCCGCTGCCAAAGAGGGTAAACGTAGCTTTGACCGCAAAACCGCACTCCGCATTCTCGAGAAGGAGAAAGGTTCACTCCCCCTCCCTGACCTTCTCCGGTGCCGGGTGCGCTATTTTACCGATGGTCTCGCTCTCGGCTCGCCGGAGTTTCTGGAAGAAGCGGCCTCGTCATTGAATCGGAACCGAAAGCGGAAAGCCCGCCCCCACTCGATTCATGGAGCCGACTTCGGAAATCTCTCGGTTCTCGCCGGATTGAAGAAAAACCTGTTCCAATAG
- a CDS encoding DNA-directed RNA polymerase subunit omega, whose protein sequence is MRDDYLKAARKKIPDPNILVNVVSRRVKQLKSGFKPLVESLERLDPEDIALREIIDEKITYQLFDPEEEKV, encoded by the coding sequence GTGAGAGACGACTACCTAAAAGCTGCACGCAAGAAAATTCCCGATCCGAACATCCTCGTTAACGTGGTTTCCCGCCGCGTGAAACAGTTGAAGAGCGGATTCAAACCCTTGGTGGAGTCGCTTGAGCGACTGGACCCAGAAGATATCGCCCTGCGCGAAATCATCGACGAGAAGATCACCTATCAACTTTTCGATCCAGAAGAAGAAAAGGTCTGA
- the smpB gene encoding SsrA-binding protein SmpB, protein MARSKKNTEPVEIRNRRAFHDYHIHDKFEAGLVLQGTEVKSVRLGKAQIQEAFVRFDKGEPFLYHAYIDEYKFGNENNHAPRRPRKLLLHQKEIRKLHDAIQMGGKTVVPLKLYFLRGNLKAQIAIASGKKLHDKRETLKKKEADREANRAVRDFQRYG, encoded by the coding sequence GTGGCCCGCAGCAAGAAAAATACAGAACCCGTAGAAATCCGCAATCGACGCGCTTTTCACGACTACCATATCCACGACAAATTTGAGGCGGGATTGGTACTGCAGGGGACCGAGGTCAAATCGGTTCGCCTCGGCAAAGCCCAAATTCAGGAAGCCTTTGTCCGCTTCGACAAGGGGGAACCGTTCCTTTATCACGCCTACATTGACGAGTACAAATTCGGCAATGAGAACAACCACGCTCCCCGTCGTCCGCGGAAGCTCCTCCTCCACCAGAAGGAGATTCGCAAGCTCCACGACGCGATCCAGATGGGAGGAAAAACGGTCGTTCCCCTCAAACTCTACTTTCTCCGAGGCAATTTGAAGGCGCAGATCGCCATCGCTTCGGGGAAGAAACTCCACGACAAACGGGAAACTCTCAAAAAGAAGGAAGCGGATCGTGAGGCCAACCGGGCCGTTCGCGACTTTCAGCGTTACGGATAA
- the thrB gene encoding homoserine kinase, producing MNKNSVELRLPASTSNCGPGFDTLSIGLKLYNFCRLTRREDDQIHATGGDASGIEQMVQKAADYFFRTTQNPPFGFDFDIWGEIPPERGLGSSSTVVGGVFLALNHLHEDPLDIHACVRALAHLDNAPDNVCALVRGGFCISRVDPNTNDYADSFRFPIEKDLSLVVASPEIRVRTPDARAVLPDSLPFSEVISSINGLAYLVAAFAKGDYERLRGTTADRIHQPFRRTLNPFVDEAIAAGVEAGAYAGWLSGSGSSVVCASSVEHALPVREAMESIYQANGIPCRMHNLSADNEGAAVLENE from the coding sequence ATGAACAAGAACTCGGTCGAACTCCGACTCCCGGCCTCCACTTCCAATTGCGGGCCGGGATTCGATACACTCAGCATCGGTCTTAAACTTTACAACTTCTGCCGTTTGACCCGGCGGGAGGATGATCAAATCCACGCGACCGGAGGAGACGCTAGCGGGATCGAGCAGATGGTGCAGAAAGCGGCGGACTACTTCTTCCGCACTACTCAAAATCCTCCGTTCGGCTTCGATTTCGATATCTGGGGCGAGATTCCTCCCGAACGCGGACTCGGCTCTAGTTCAACGGTCGTGGGAGGTGTATTCCTCGCGCTAAACCACCTCCACGAAGACCCTCTCGACATCCACGCCTGCGTTCGCGCACTGGCCCACTTGGACAACGCCCCGGACAATGTTTGCGCCCTAGTCCGCGGAGGATTCTGCATCTCCCGCGTCGATCCGAACACGAACGATTACGCCGACTCCTTTCGCTTTCCCATTGAAAAGGACCTCAGCCTAGTAGTCGCTTCGCCGGAGATCCGGGTCCGCACCCCCGACGCCCGCGCCGTCCTCCCCGACTCCCTTCCTTTCTCCGAAGTCATTTCGAGCATCAATGGTCTCGCCTACTTGGTGGCAGCGTTCGCCAAGGGCGATTACGAACGCCTCCGCGGGACGACCGCAGACCGCATCCATCAACCTTTCCGCCGGACGTTGAATCCCTTCGTCGACGAAGCGATTGCCGCCGGAGTCGAGGCAGGAGCGTATGCTGGATGGCTGAGCGGAAGCGGTTCCAGTGTCGTCTGCGCTTCTTCGGTGGAGCATGCACTTCCGGTCCGCGAGGCGATGGAGTCGATTTACCAGGCGAATGGGATCCCCTGCCGCATGCACAACCTCTCCGCCGACAACGAAGGCGCAGCTGTGTTGGAAAATGAGTAA
- a CDS encoding tRNA (cytidine(34)-2'-O)-methyltransferase, translated as MSNPLVQVALRCPEIPQNTGNVGRLCAITGSRLHLIHPLGFTITDRHLKRSGMDYWHSLDLHEHENWQAFRNAESHRRTWLFTTKATRTFWDVSFAAGDILLFGNEGHGCPEEVHEAIGDEHRIRIPHPRKGLRSINLATSVGIAVYEALRQLRTDNPTD; from the coding sequence ATGAGTAATCCTCTTGTGCAAGTAGCTCTCCGTTGCCCGGAAATCCCGCAAAACACTGGAAACGTCGGTAGGCTCTGCGCGATCACGGGCTCCCGCCTTCATCTAATCCACCCTCTCGGCTTCACCATTACGGATCGCCACCTCAAGCGCAGTGGCATGGACTACTGGCATTCGCTCGACCTCCACGAGCATGAAAATTGGCAGGCCTTCCGGAATGCCGAAAGCCATCGACGCACTTGGTTGTTTACGACCAAGGCAACCCGCACCTTCTGGGATGTCTCGTTTGCCGCAGGGGATATTCTCCTTTTTGGCAACGAGGGACACGGCTGCCCGGAAGAGGTTCACGAGGCGATCGGAGACGAGCACCGCATCCGCATCCCCCACCCGCGGAAAGGGCTGCGCTCGATCAACCTCGCCACCAGCGTGGGCATTGCCGTCTACGAAGCTCTGCGCCAGCTGCGAACGGACAACCCTACGGACTGA